Proteins encoded within one genomic window of Cydia pomonella isolate Wapato2018A chromosome 12, ilCydPomo1, whole genome shotgun sequence:
- the LOC133523453 gene encoding glutathione S-transferase omega-1-like isoform X3 gives MSDPLPPYNGKLRIYNMRYCPYAQRTILVLNAKQIDYEVVNINLKEKPEWLTSKSLFGKVPAIEVADGVCIAESLVTSEYLDEVYPQRTLLPKDPLKKALAKIIVEGSGPIQTMLFKILRTPDQVTEENIAAYRKYLTFIQDELKKSGSKFLGGSEPGFADYMIWPWFERMVPISELYDAVKIDETEYKLLWEYITNMFKDPAVSQYVVPKEILFKFMEPYRTGGTSNYDLLTVE, from the exons ATGA GCGATCCTCTGCCCCCGTACAATGGAAAGCTACGCATCTACAACATGCGTTACTGCCCGTACGCACAGCGCACGATTCTCGTCCTTAATGCCAAGCAAATCGACTACGAAGTCGTTAACATTAACCTGAAAGAGAAACCCGAATGGCTCACTAGCAAAAGCCTTTTTG GTAAGGTGCCTGCAATCGAAGTCGCAGATGGCGTTTGTATCGCAGAGAGCCTGGTCACGTCGGAGTATTTAGACGAGGTGTACCCGCAGAGAACGTTGCTGCCCAAAGATCCGTTGAAGAAGGCGCTTGCTAAAATCATCGTCGAAGGATCGGGCCCA ataCAAACAATGTTGTTCAAAATCTTGAGAACTCCAGACCAAGTCACCGAAGAGAACATAGCAGCGTACAGGAAGTACTTGACCTTCATTCAAGACGAATTAAAGAAGAGCGGAAGCAAGTTCCTTGGAGGGTCCGAACCGGGATTCGCGGACTACATGATCTGGCCCTGGTTTGAAAGGATGGTGCCGATATCAGAGCTGTATGATGCGGTGAAGATAGATGAGACTGAATACAAATTACTT TGGGAATACATCACCAACATGTTTAAGGACCCAGCTGTGAGCCAGTACGTGGTGCCAAAGGAGattctttttaagtttatggAACCCTACAGAACTGGAGGAACATCTAATTATGACCTTCTTACTGTGGagtaa
- the LOC133523453 gene encoding pyrimidodiazepine synthase-like isoform X2 has protein sequence MTPKVNVNTRHLARGDPLPPYNGKLRIYNMRYCPYAQRTILVLNAKQIDYEVVNINLKEKPEWLTSKSLFGKVPAIEVADGVCIAESLVTSEYLDEVYPQRTLLPKDPLKKALAKIIVEGSGPIQTMLFKILRTPDQVTEENIAAYRKYLTFIQDELKKSGSKFLGGSEPGFADYMIWPWFERMVPISELYDAVKIDETEYKLLWEYITNMFKDPAVSQYVVPKEILFKFMEPYRTGGTSNYDLLTVE, from the exons ATGACTCCCAAAGTGAATGTTAACACCAGGCATCTTGCTAGag GCGATCCTCTGCCCCCGTACAATGGAAAGCTACGCATCTACAACATGCGTTACTGCCCGTACGCACAGCGCACGATTCTCGTCCTTAATGCCAAGCAAATCGACTACGAAGTCGTTAACATTAACCTGAAAGAGAAACCCGAATGGCTCACTAGCAAAAGCCTTTTTG GTAAGGTGCCTGCAATCGAAGTCGCAGATGGCGTTTGTATCGCAGAGAGCCTGGTCACGTCGGAGTATTTAGACGAGGTGTACCCGCAGAGAACGTTGCTGCCCAAAGATCCGTTGAAGAAGGCGCTTGCTAAAATCATCGTCGAAGGATCGGGCCCA ataCAAACAATGTTGTTCAAAATCTTGAGAACTCCAGACCAAGTCACCGAAGAGAACATAGCAGCGTACAGGAAGTACTTGACCTTCATTCAAGACGAATTAAAGAAGAGCGGAAGCAAGTTCCTTGGAGGGTCCGAACCGGGATTCGCGGACTACATGATCTGGCCCTGGTTTGAAAGGATGGTGCCGATATCAGAGCTGTATGATGCGGTGAAGATAGATGAGACTGAATACAAATTACTT TGGGAATACATCACCAACATGTTTAAGGACCCAGCTGTGAGCCAGTACGTGGTGCCAAAGGAGattctttttaagtttatggAACCCTACAGAACTGGAGGAACATCTAATTATGACCTTCTTACTGTGGagtaa
- the LOC133523454 gene encoding pyrimidodiazepine synthase-like: MSEKHLKAGDPLPPYNGKLRLFAMRFCPYAERSVLVLNAKNLQYDLVFINLDSKPEWLFEFNPKGSVPALEYEQGKAIFDSAIINTYLDEKYPEVPLQATDPLRRAQDKVFVELFLGAHSSFYVAAFNPDGFQPSHLEAYSKGLERLEKELEVRGTKFLHSNEPGLVDYTIWPHLERFESLPLLGKADMAIDGTKYPRVTSYLEAMKQVPAVKQYYLSAETHAKFVESKTKGEANYNMLDTSDVCCMRPRKKKQ; this comes from the exons ATGTctgaaaaacatttaaaagcTG GTGACCCTCTCCCTCCATACAATGGAAAGCTCCGTCTCTTTGCGATGAGGTTCTGTCCATACGCTGAGCGCAGTGTGCTGGTACTCAATGCCAAGAACCTCCAGTATGATCTGGTTTTCATCAACCTGGACAGCAAGCCGGAATGGCTCTTTGAGTTCAACCCAAAAG GTTCAGTGCCAGCATTGGAGTACGAGCAAGGCAAAGCTATCTTCGATAGTGCCATCATCAACACCTACCTAGATGAGAAGTATCCGGAAGTTCCACTGCAGGCCACGGACCCACTCCGCAGAGCTCAAGATAAAGTGTTTGTGGAACTGTTCTTGGGG GCACACTCATCCTTCTACGTCGCTGCATTCAACCCGGACGGCTTCCAGCCATCCCACCTAGAGGCCTACAGCAAAGGTCTGGAACGCCTCGAGAAGGAACTGGAAGTCCGCGGCACCAAGTTCCTGCACAGCAATGAGCCAGGGCTGGTGGACTACACCATCTGGCCGCATCTGGAGCGGTTCGAGTCTCTGCCGCTCCTCGGGAAGGCTGACATGGCTATTGACGGCACTAAGTATCCGCGTGTG ACAAGCTACTTGGAGGCGATGAAGCAAGTCCCGGCCGTGAAGCAATACTACCTATCTGCCGAGACTCACGCCAAGTTTGTCGAATCCAAGACCAAGGGCGAAGCCAACTACAACATGCTCGACACCAGCGATGTGTGCTGCATGCGCCCGAGGAAGAAGAAGCAGTAA
- the LOC133523453 gene encoding glutathione S-transferase omega-1-like isoform X1: MHTLALASWRVLMPVVQNLKYVLPLYRAMAGTAKINFDTKHLKKGDPLPPYNGKLRIYNMRYCPYAQRTILVLNAKQIDYEVVNINLKEKPEWLTSKSLFGKVPAIEVADGVCIAESLVTSEYLDEVYPQRTLLPKDPLKKALAKIIVEGSGPIQTMLFKILRTPDQVTEENIAAYRKYLTFIQDELKKSGSKFLGGSEPGFADYMIWPWFERMVPISELYDAVKIDETEYKLLWEYITNMFKDPAVSQYVVPKEILFKFMEPYRTGGTSNYDLLTVE, from the exons atgcaCACACTGGCATTAGCGTCTTGGAGGGTACTAATGCCGGttgttcaaaatttaaaatacgtgTTACCATTATACCGCGCTATGGCAGGAACAGCTAAAATTAACTTCGACACAAAACATCTGAAGAAAG GCGATCCTCTGCCCCCGTACAATGGAAAGCTACGCATCTACAACATGCGTTACTGCCCGTACGCACAGCGCACGATTCTCGTCCTTAATGCCAAGCAAATCGACTACGAAGTCGTTAACATTAACCTGAAAGAGAAACCCGAATGGCTCACTAGCAAAAGCCTTTTTG GTAAGGTGCCTGCAATCGAAGTCGCAGATGGCGTTTGTATCGCAGAGAGCCTGGTCACGTCGGAGTATTTAGACGAGGTGTACCCGCAGAGAACGTTGCTGCCCAAAGATCCGTTGAAGAAGGCGCTTGCTAAAATCATCGTCGAAGGATCGGGCCCA ataCAAACAATGTTGTTCAAAATCTTGAGAACTCCAGACCAAGTCACCGAAGAGAACATAGCAGCGTACAGGAAGTACTTGACCTTCATTCAAGACGAATTAAAGAAGAGCGGAAGCAAGTTCCTTGGAGGGTCCGAACCGGGATTCGCGGACTACATGATCTGGCCCTGGTTTGAAAGGATGGTGCCGATATCAGAGCTGTATGATGCGGTGAAGATAGATGAGACTGAATACAAATTACTT TGGGAATACATCACCAACATGTTTAAGGACCCAGCTGTGAGCCAGTACGTGGTGCCAAAGGAGattctttttaagtttatggAACCCTACAGAACTGGAGGAACATCTAATTATGACCTTCTTACTGTGGagtaa